AAGGTTACGCGGCTGCACCGATAGAATGATTGTACGCAGTTTGTATATGACTTCATCTGCACGGGATGGTTCTTCTGCAATTTCTGGATTCAGGCGGATAAGGGCATCTTTGACCATAGGCTCTACCATGACATCGGAATAATCTCGAGACAGCTCTTCTGCAGGGATGTAGTTCCACCCATTTCCTTTAAGAGTTGAGATTACCATCTGCTCCATTGTATTATCTTCGTTGAACATAAACATTTCCTCCCATCATTAAGTTTTTCAAATCCGTGCCGGACAGCATCTTTGCGTCAGCCAGGCACCTCGATTCTTTGGATTTAACCAAGGTTTTCAGAAATTATCTTCTTAAAGGTGGCAGTTAACTCTGCGAGCGCTTGTTCCAGTTCAAATTTTGATTTATCGCTCTGCTGGACAAAGGCTGCAAATTGCTCTTGCAGGGCCAGTGGTGGTAGCGATATCTTATAATCAGCCAAGTACGAAATAGGAACTCTCCGCTGTCCGCCTGTGCCAGTCATAACTTTTTCAGCATCAGTTCGGAATTTGCTAAACATCGTAATGATGTATAACCAGTATGGATTGCTTTTCCCGACTATAGGACGTAGTACATGGAACTCCGTAGAGCCAAAGGCGGCACCATTTTTCAGTCCTACAGCCACACCGCCCTTGCCATTTTCCATACAAGGCGTAATTTTTGCAAACAAAACATCATTCTCTGCAAAATATGTGAAACCCTTGCATACTTCTGGATATGGACGCCAGATACTTGTATCTACAATGCCTTTTTCGCTAACTGATGGCATAGCTACAAATGAATATTCCGCTTCCGTATCCATGTCTTTCGGACGTCTTGGATTAAGTTCGCAACATTCCCCAAGTGTAGTGAGTCCCCAGCCTTTTTCATCAGCTCCGGGTATTCCAAACATCTCGATAAATTGAGCTTTCACTAACTCGTCCGTTTTCAGCAGTAACTTCTGGTAGGATCTCTTTGTGGCATACATAGCCCACAGCACCTTGGCAAGCTCGTGCTGTTTTTCAATGTCAGGCAATTCAAACTCATAATCTGCAAGATCTGAGAACAGTACATATGGATTTGTTGAACCTTTTGACTTCATAATTGACCATTGCGTAAATCCTTCTGAGAGCATAACAAATGGCAGCAATTCTTGAAGAAACTTTTTTTCATCACTAGTTTCAAGGACGAATGTAGTGTTAGCAGTTACGCCATCAAAGTCCGCTACAGCGACCTTCTTTAAATACGTTCTCCTGGAACCATATAATACCTGTCCTGCTTTAAACTCTCTGATAAACGCCGGTCCAACGTCATCAGTTGCAAATTTCCCTCTACGATGAATTTCAAGGTCTTCAGAATCCATATGATTACCAGCAACATAGAACTCGTAAGGATTATTATTTCGGTCTACCTTGTTTTTTACATCTGTCACTATATCTCCGAATCTTACTTTACTCACATTCTTAGACCTCCATTTCCATCATAGCATGTAACTTTGCATAACTTTGTTTCGCAGTTTCAGATAACCCTCTCCAGTTCTCATAGCGTTCTTGCACAGAACGCTCATCAACTTCACCCTCTCGTAGAGAATGCTTGATGTAAAGGGGAATACTGAGAGAAAAGTTATTATCTTCAATATCTTTGAGAGTAACGACCTTTGCAAAATCCGGAACGTCTTCATATTTGTTGTAAGCCAAAGCGATTTTCTGGATATGGTTATCTTCTAGATAGCTCTGAGCATTTTTTCTCCCCACTTCATTGATAGCATTGATTAGGAGGACCTTTCCTCTACGTTCTGGCCTCTTGTAGGTTCTACAGATTACAACGCACGCTTCCATACTCGAGTTATAGAACAAATTGGGCCCTAAACCTATAACACATTCTAACAAGTCGTTTTTCACAAGTTTTTCGCGCATTGCACTTTCTTCATTTCTAAAAAGAATTCCATGTGGAAGGAGAATAGCACAACGTCCAGTGTCTTGCTTTAAGCTTTTTAGGATATGCTGGATAAAGGCATAGTCAGCACGACCTTGTGGGGGTATACCCAGGAAGTTACGTCCATATTTATCGCTTGCAAATGCTTCTCTGTCCCACTGACTAATTGAATACGGGGGATTAGCAAGAACCATATCGAATTGTTTGATCATTCCGTTTTCTACAAAATATGGTGATTTTAAGGTGTCACCATTCACAATATCAAAGTCCTTCACACCATGAAGAAAAAGATTCATCTTGCCAATTGCAGAGGTTAGTACGTTGATTTCCTGACCGTAAATAGCAACGTTTCGCCATTCTTTTTTCTGCTGCTTTAGGTACGCAATAGCAGAGATTAGCATGCCGGCACTGCCGCATGTCGGATCATAGATTGACTCGCCAGATTCTGGCTTGAGCATTTCTGTCATCAGATGGACTACGGTACGATTCGTATAGAATTCCTGAGCTGTGTGACCGCTGTCGTCAGCAAACTTTTTGATCAGATATTCGTATCCCTGTCCAAGTTCGTCCTCAGGACAGTTTTCGATAGACAATGTCTTAGTGCTGAAGTGCTCGATGAGCTCTTTCAGCAGACGATCTGGTAAACGGTTCTTGTTTGTCCAGGTACCATCACCAAAAACGCCTTGCAGTTTATCTAAATTTGCATTTTCTATCTTACGGAATGCGTCTACAATGGCAACACCGACATTTTCCGAAACCGCTCGAACATCATTCCAGTGGGCACCTTTGGGCACCTGAAAGCGGTGATTTTCCTCAAACTCCAGAGCTTCTTCGTCACCATATTCTTCTATGATCCGCTGACACTCTTCATCATAAACGTCACAGATGCGTTTGAAGAACAGTAACGGGAAAATGTATTGTTTATAGGACCCCGCATCTATACTGGTACGGAGAAGAACAGCAGCATTCCATAGATAGGACTGCAGTTCTTCGATTGTTATGCGTTTACTCATTGACGTATCCTCCTTCCATGAGAAGATTTCTCATTGTTTTCTCTGCCTCCAGCATTTCATTAAAGACTCCGAAGTATTGCTTGCGTACTTCAGCCGGAGGAACGATTTCTTGTGCTTTCTTTTCGATATAGTTGTTAATAGCTAAGGTGTAGTCTTTTTTTCTTACATCTGGGATAGTGACAACCTTCACCTTATCGATAACATCTTCGTAGTCTGTGTAGAGTTTGTAGACCTTGTTGATATCATCTTCCGTCATTATGTTTTGTGCCCGCTGCGGGGTATAGATGTCAGAGGCATCGATCATGCATATACGCCCTTTGTGGTCGTTCTTTTTATCGTTATTTAGAAGAAGAATACAAGCCGAGACACCCGTGGCGTAAAAGACACCACCTACCAATGTAATTATACATTCCAGCTTATCCGATTCAACGAGCTGCTTGCGAATTTCGCCTTCTTTGCCGCCTCGGAATAACACGCCCTGCGGCAGAACAACTGCACATCGACCGGTCTTCTCATTCATTGATTTCACCATATGCTGCAACCATGCATAGTCGGCATTTGAATCCGATGGACAGCCCCACATGTTTCTACCATATATATCTGAACTAAACTGTTCGGCGCCCCAGCTCTTCAGGGAAAACGGTGGATTTGCAACGACACAGTCAAAAGTCTTCAACTTGCCACCTTCATGATAATTCGGAGAGTGAAGAGTGTCACCCTGCGTTACCTTAAAGTCCTTTGCTCCATGTAAAAAGAGGTTCATTCGGGCGATTGCGGAAGTGGATAGATTTTTCTCCTGACCATAGATGCGACCGTATGTCAATTTATCATCCTTCATATAACGGATGGCTTCAATCAGCATGCCGCCTGTTCCGCAAGCGGGGTCATAGACCATTTCTCCAATCTTGGGATCCATCAGCATGATAAGAAGTTTAACAATGGAACGCGGGGTATAGAACTCACCTGCGTTTTTCTTGGACAGATCGGCAAACTTCTTAATAAGGAATTCATAGCTATCGCCCATAACGTCTGCAGAGTAGTTAGTATTACCGACTTTTATCTTGGACATATGCTCAATGAGGTTTTTCAGTCGCTCATCGGATAGCTTCGTTTTGTCAGTCCAGTTGGCATCATCAAAGCTACTGAACACACCACTTAAAGTATCTGGGTTAGCACTCTCAA
This DNA window, taken from Lysinibacillus sp. FSL M8-0337, encodes the following:
- a CDS encoding restriction endonuclease subunit S, which gives rise to MSKVRFGDIVTDVKNKVDRNNNPYEFYVAGNHMDSEDLEIHRRGKFATDDVGPAFIREFKAGQVLYGSRRTYLKKVAVADFDGVTANTTFVLETSDEKKFLQELLPFVMLSEGFTQWSIMKSKGSTNPYVLFSDLADYEFELPDIEKQHELAKVLWAMYATKRSYQKLLLKTDELVKAQFIEMFGIPGADEKGWGLTTLGECCELNPRRPKDMDTEAEYSFVAMPSVSEKGIVDTSIWRPYPEVCKGFTYFAENDVLFAKITPCMENGKGGVAVGLKNGAAFGSTEFHVLRPIVGKSNPYWLYIITMFSKFRTDAEKVMTGTGGQRRVPISYLADYKISLPPLALQEQFAAFVQQSDKSKFELEQALAELTATFKKIISENLG
- a CDS encoding class I SAM-dependent DNA methyltransferase; amino-acid sequence: MSKRITIEELQSYLWNAAVLLRTSIDAGSYKQYIFPLLFFKRICDVYDEECQRIIEEYGDEEALEFEENHRFQVPKGAHWNDVRAVSENVGVAIVDAFRKIENANLDKLQGVFGDGTWTNKNRLPDRLLKELIEHFSTKTLSIENCPEDELGQGYEYLIKKFADDSGHTAQEFYTNRTVVHLMTEMLKPESGESIYDPTCGSAGMLISAIAYLKQQKKEWRNVAIYGQEINVLTSAIGKMNLFLHGVKDFDIVNGDTLKSPYFVENGMIKQFDMVLANPPYSISQWDREAFASDKYGRNFLGIPPQGRADYAFIQHILKSLKQDTGRCAILLPHGILFRNEESAMREKLVKNDLLECVIGLGPNLFYNSSMEACVVICRTYKRPERRGKVLLINAINEVGRKNAQSYLEDNHIQKIALAYNKYEDVPDFAKVVTLKDIEDNNFSLSIPLYIKHSLREGEVDERSVQERYENWRGLSETAKQSYAKLHAMMEMEV